A stretch of the Sorangium aterium genome encodes the following:
- a CDS encoding cytochrome-c peroxidase — protein MAVALGKALFWDMQVGSDGVACATCHFHAGADHRKRNQINPGLNNQDPERRTRFEATRSDGKGGPNYALVASDWTFRRDFPADADDVISSQGVFHARFNGIVPGSAKDDCTLLPDIFQVQGVNVRRVEPRQTPTVINAVFNFRNFWDGRASNHFNGVNPFGKRDPDAAVHAVRDGILVPEKVDLENSSLASQAVGPPINPFEMSCEGRTYADVAAKLLPRRPLADQIVDSTDSILGELRDPSGKGLAPSYGELVEGAFVDAYWRSDQRVGDRSLAEANFSLFWGLAIQLYEATLVSDNSRFDRFAEGDSAALSDQERAGLAIFQGKGRCINCHHGPEFTSAGTRLQREAQVGGLISRMRVGDGGAALYDRGYYNIGVRPAEEDIGVGGVDPFGHPFSFTRQGKLLAEGEGAPDGFRIEPASFEVDPGVPIAPGERDTIDGAFKVPTLRNVELTGPYFHNGSALTLRQVVEFYNAGGGRREREGGDTTGFGPNGTNLAPNIQPLGLTEEEKKALVAFLATLTDERVRFEEAPFDHPQLFVVDGHFWNEWTVVDDGTGRAREKIKEVPAVGAAGRKPKDLPGLAPFNPL, from the coding sequence TCCACGCCGGCGCCGACCACCGCAAGAGAAACCAGATCAACCCCGGGCTCAACAACCAGGATCCCGAGCGGCGCACGCGGTTCGAAGCCACGCGATCGGACGGGAAGGGCGGACCGAACTACGCGCTCGTGGCGAGCGACTGGACCTTCCGCCGCGACTTCCCCGCAGATGCCGACGACGTCATCTCTTCGCAGGGGGTGTTCCACGCTCGATTCAACGGCATCGTACCCGGGAGCGCGAAGGACGACTGCACGCTGCTGCCGGACATCTTCCAGGTGCAAGGGGTGAACGTGCGGCGCGTCGAGCCGCGGCAGACGCCCACTGTCATCAATGCGGTGTTCAACTTCCGCAACTTCTGGGACGGACGCGCGAGCAACCATTTCAACGGAGTGAACCCGTTCGGCAAGCGGGATCCGGACGCTGCCGTCCACGCCGTGCGCGACGGCATCCTGGTCCCCGAGAAGGTCGACCTGGAGAACTCGAGCCTCGCATCTCAGGCCGTGGGACCGCCGATCAACCCCTTCGAGATGTCGTGTGAGGGGAGGACGTACGCCGACGTCGCCGCGAAGCTCTTGCCGCGCAGGCCGCTCGCTGACCAGATCGTCGACTCGACGGACAGCATCCTCGGCGAGCTCCGCGATCCGAGCGGGAAAGGGCTCGCTCCTTCCTATGGAGAGCTCGTCGAAGGGGCCTTCGTGGACGCGTACTGGCGGTCGGACCAGCGCGTCGGCGATCGGTCGCTCGCGGAAGCGAACTTCTCGCTCTTCTGGGGTCTCGCCATCCAGCTCTACGAGGCCACGCTCGTGTCCGACAACAGCCGATTCGATCGCTTTGCGGAAGGGGACAGCGCCGCCCTGAGCGACCAGGAGCGCGCGGGGCTCGCGATCTTCCAGGGCAAGGGCAGGTGCATCAACTGCCACCATGGCCCCGAGTTCACCAGCGCCGGCACCCGCCTGCAGCGCGAGGCGCAGGTGGGCGGTTTGATCTCGCGGATGCGGGTCGGGGACGGCGGCGCCGCGCTCTACGACAGGGGCTATTACAACATTGGCGTTCGGCCGGCCGAGGAGGACATCGGCGTCGGAGGGGTCGACCCCTTCGGTCATCCGTTCTCGTTCACGCGGCAAGGGAAGCTGCTGGCCGAGGGCGAGGGCGCCCCGGATGGTTTCCGCATCGAGCCGGCGTCGTTCGAGGTCGATCCAGGGGTGCCAATCGCGCCGGGCGAGCGCGATACGATCGACGGCGCCTTCAAGGTCCCGACGCTCCGGAACGTCGAGCTGACGGGCCCCTATTTTCACAACGGAAGCGCGCTGACGCTGCGGCAAGTCGTCGAATTTTACAACGCTGGCGGCGGCCGGCGCGAACGGGAGGGCGGCGACACGACCGGGTTCGGGCCCAACGGGACGAACCTCGCTCCGAACATTCAGCCGCTCGGGCTGACGGAAGAGGAGAAGAAGGCGCTCGTGGCGTTCCTGGCGACGCTCACGGACGAGCGGGTGCGGTTCGAGGAGGCGCCGTTCGATCACCCGCAGCTGTTCGTCGTCGACGGTCACTTCTGGAATGAATGGACCGTGGTGGATGACGGCACGGGGCGTGCTCGCGAGAAGATCAAGGAGGTCCCGGCGGTCGGCGCCGCAGGGCGCAAGCCGAAGGACCTCCCCGGGCTTGCGCCTTTCAACCCGCTCTGA
- a CDS encoding TetR/AcrR family transcriptional regulator — MAPPPKTDARHSVEGRQPAEEGRTAGGEQKAEGSPRRMGRPRKAPQRSDLAPREQILQVAGRLFAERGVAEVSMLEVAQAAGLRQSSLYYWFRRKELIVAEILQQVNRLPLSYARSLEAAGETADVQLWRFVRFDVQTVCGFPLEITEIHRFSERDPTAFATYWAERRALTEAVAAMVGRGIGEGRFREVDAYLCALTVLAQDESVQNWCRPEGGGRVHPLAASDPAAVGYGPEQIAELVADQTVGGLLVRPSRLAALRRKAGGPDPG, encoded by the coding sequence ATGGCTCCTCCTCCGAAGACCGACGCCAGGCACAGCGTCGAAGGAAGGCAGCCGGCGGAGGAGGGGCGGACCGCGGGAGGCGAGCAGAAGGCCGAGGGGAGCCCGCGCCGCATGGGCCGGCCGCGCAAGGCGCCGCAGCGGAGCGATCTCGCGCCGCGGGAGCAGATTCTGCAGGTGGCGGGCCGGCTGTTCGCCGAGCGGGGGGTCGCCGAGGTGTCGATGCTGGAGGTCGCGCAGGCGGCGGGGCTCCGGCAGTCGTCGCTGTACTACTGGTTCCGGCGCAAGGAGTTGATCGTCGCGGAGATCCTGCAGCAGGTGAACCGGCTGCCGCTGTCGTACGCGCGGAGCCTCGAGGCGGCCGGTGAGACGGCGGACGTGCAGCTATGGCGCTTCGTGCGCTTCGACGTGCAGACGGTGTGCGGCTTTCCCCTGGAGATCACGGAGATCCACCGGTTCAGCGAGCGGGATCCGACGGCTTTCGCGACGTACTGGGCCGAGCGGCGCGCGCTGACCGAGGCCGTGGCCGCGATGGTGGGGCGCGGGATCGGGGAGGGGAGGTTCCGAGAGGTGGACGCCTACCTGTGCGCGCTGACGGTGCTGGCGCAGGACGAGAGCGTGCAGAACTGGTGCCGTCCCGAGGGAGGCGGGCGCGTGCATCCGCTCGCGGCCAGCGATCCGGCGGCGGTGGGCTACGGGCCGGAGCAGATCGCGGAGCTCGTCGCGGATCAGACGGTCGGCGGGCTGCTGGTGCGGCCGTCGAGGCTCGCGGCGCTCCGGAGGAAGGCGGGGGGACCCGACCCAGGTTGA
- a CDS encoding urea amidolyase associated protein UAAP1 yields the protein MSETATTYAAREHARAQEGSVVETQPTVPSTSIGDPPAGVEARDVLWEETLGAGGYAARTLPVGSRLRLVDLEGDTCVALVLHRADRPIERLCLPDTVKLQWQAYPGPGYLLLSDMGRVLASLLEDTAGRHDTFCGTSLPAEIESRHGSDAHGGALRSGRERLLLALAKHGLAERDLPTAINLFKGVRIEADGAITFLPDSSRPGAHVLLRAEQDVLVSVAVVPHRLDPRPTYRAGKVRLTAWRGRPTADDDPLRNATPEARRAFENTAEELALGLRAGGAR from the coding sequence ATGTCTGAAACGGCCACAACGTACGCCGCGCGCGAGCACGCGCGCGCCCAGGAAGGCAGCGTCGTCGAGACGCAACCCACCGTGCCGAGCACGTCGATCGGCGATCCGCCGGCGGGCGTCGAAGCGCGCGACGTCCTCTGGGAGGAGACCCTCGGCGCCGGCGGTTACGCGGCGCGCACGCTCCCTGTCGGCAGCCGGCTCCGGCTCGTCGACCTCGAGGGCGACACCTGCGTCGCCCTCGTGCTCCACCGCGCGGACCGCCCCATCGAGCGGCTCTGCCTCCCCGACACCGTGAAGCTCCAGTGGCAGGCCTATCCCGGCCCCGGCTACCTGCTCCTCTCGGACATGGGGCGCGTCCTCGCCTCCCTCCTCGAGGACACCGCGGGCCGCCACGACACCTTCTGCGGCACGTCGCTCCCGGCCGAGATCGAGTCCCGCCACGGCAGCGACGCCCACGGCGGCGCCCTCCGCTCCGGCCGCGAGCGGCTCCTCCTCGCCCTCGCCAAGCACGGCCTCGCCGAGCGGGACCTGCCCACGGCCATCAACCTCTTCAAGGGCGTCCGCATCGAGGCCGACGGCGCCATCACCTTCCTGCCCGACTCCTCCCGGCCGGGCGCCCACGTGCTGCTCCGCGCCGAGCAGGACGTCCTCGTCAGCGTCGCCGTCGTGCCGCACCGCCTCGACCCGCGCCCGACCTACCGCGCCGGCAAGGTCCGCCTGACCGCGTGGCGCGGCCGCCCCACCGCCGACGACGACCCCCTGCGCAACGCCACCCCCGAGGCGCGCCGCGCCTTCGAGAACACCGCCGAGGAGCTCGCGCTCGGCCTCCGGGCAGGAGGCGCGCGATGA
- a CDS encoding urea amidolyase associated protein UAAP2, translating into MSPAATPGKPVAALRDPALAGLSGALVSDEIVPARAPWAKIVRAGEILRVIDLEGNQAVDFLAYVLADTAERYSAADTLVAQRNIFLTTGARLRSNRGRVMMTVTDDSCGRHDTSGGACSCESNTVRYGHHTKHQHACVENFLLAAAPYGLGKRDLVGNINWFMNVPVEADGTLGIVDGLSAPGKHVDLRAELDLLLLVSNCPQINNPCNAFNPTPIRAVVVRP; encoded by the coding sequence ATGAGCCCCGCCGCCACCCCCGGGAAGCCGGTCGCCGCCCTGCGCGACCCCGCCCTCGCCGGGCTGTCCGGCGCCCTCGTCTCCGACGAGATCGTCCCGGCACGCGCGCCGTGGGCCAAGATCGTCCGCGCCGGCGAGATCCTCCGCGTCATCGACCTCGAGGGCAACCAGGCCGTCGACTTCCTCGCCTACGTCCTCGCCGACACCGCCGAGCGCTACAGCGCCGCCGACACCCTCGTCGCCCAGCGCAACATCTTCCTCACCACCGGCGCCCGGCTCCGCTCCAACCGCGGCCGCGTGATGATGACCGTCACCGACGACAGCTGCGGCCGCCACGACACCTCGGGCGGCGCCTGCTCGTGCGAGTCGAACACCGTCCGCTACGGCCACCACACAAAGCACCAGCACGCCTGCGTCGAGAACTTCCTCCTCGCCGCCGCGCCCTACGGCCTCGGCAAGCGCGACCTCGTCGGCAACATCAACTGGTTCATGAACGTGCCCGTCGAGGCCGACGGCACCCTCGGCATCGTCGATGGCCTCTCCGCGCCCGGCAAGCACGTCGACCTCCGGGCCGAGCTCGACCTGCTGCTGCTCGTCTCGAACTGCCCGCAGATCAACAACCCCTGCAACGCGTTCAACCCGACCCCGATCCGCGCGGTGGTGGTGCGGCCATGA
- a CDS encoding 5-oxoprolinase/urea amidolyase family protein, producing MSAMTPPFRRVLVANRGEIACRILRTLKRLGVASVAVFSDADRAALHVRLADHAVRLGGQTPAESYLRIDAVLDAARRAGADAIHPGYGFLSESENFARAVEDAGIVFIGPTPGQMEAFGSKHRAREIAVEAGVPLLPGTGVLRDADHAAAEAAAIGYPVLLKASAGGGGIGMARCDGPAELPAAFERVQRLARSNFGSGEVFLERFLAAPRHVEVQIAGDGRGNVLVLGDRDCSVQRRNQKVLEEAPAPDLPPRLRSALAESARALAAKVAYRNVGTVEFLVDPARAEHYFLEVNTRLQVEHGVTELCTGIDLVEWMLRIAAGDTAFFAGGDPALRGHAIEARLYAEDPARGFLPSAGLLTEVRTPEGGGVRVDGWVETGTEVSALYDPLLAKLLVHRADRAAAVAALRGAVEETRIGGIETNREWVAVALDHPDFRGVRHHTGTFASLPFRPPTIEVTASPGAVTVQDWPGRLGLWSVGVPPSGPMDDLSFRLGNRVVGNPAGAAGLECEVHGPTLVFHRRAVVCAAGAAMRVLVDGTEVAPWTPVEVAPGATVACGPVRGPGARAYLLVRGGIDVPAHLGSRATFTLGGFGGHAGRPLRPGDVLRLGEEVDPSLDPGALPPEARPEIGRSWELAVLDGPHGAPDFLTRDGIEQLYEAEWEVHYHSARTGVRLVGPAPRWARTDGGEAGLHPSNLHDNAYGIGAVDLTGDMPVLLGPDGPSLGGFVCPLTVAAAERWKLGQLSAGDKVRFRSIVPAEADALAQRCDALVALRGGAPKEAPAPLAARANGATTVGNGATTVGNGATTVGNGATTVGNGATTVGNGATTVGNGATTVAARAASAPAPLAAPAPAAPRRPRGEPVLGRVPARDDRPAVVFRQSGDRYVLVEFGPPVLDIDLRVRAHLLMARLEELRIPGVVDLTPGIRSLQVHVDGARLTVAKALDLLREVEADLPAHAEVRIPSRVVHMPLSWDDPATREAIARYERAVRDDAPWCPSNLEFIRRVNGLPDIAAVQEIFLAASYLVLGLGDVYLGAPVATPIDPRHRMVTTKYNPARTWTPENAVGIGGAYLCIYGMEGPGGYQFLGRTVPVWSRHRPFRQTTRERPWLLRFFDQLRFHLVSPEELLDLRADMVAGRGEVRIEETTFDLGEHHRFLAENAGAIRAAQTRQRAAFDAERARWEADGEFDRVRRAGARLEGASTAAEDALPAGVLPVTAPLTACVWKVDVAEGQRVEAGQRVAVLEAMKMEFPVVADVAGAVGWIGCRPGQMVSAGQPLVGVSADA from the coding sequence ATGAGCGCCATGACCCCGCCCTTCCGCCGCGTCCTCGTCGCCAACCGCGGCGAGATCGCGTGCCGGATCCTCCGCACCCTGAAGCGCCTCGGCGTCGCGTCGGTCGCCGTGTTCTCCGACGCCGACCGCGCCGCCCTCCACGTGCGGCTCGCCGACCACGCCGTCCGCCTCGGCGGCCAGACCCCCGCCGAGAGCTACCTCCGCATCGACGCCGTGCTCGACGCGGCCCGCCGCGCCGGCGCCGACGCGATCCACCCGGGCTACGGATTCCTTAGCGAATCCGAGAACTTCGCGCGCGCCGTCGAGGACGCGGGCATCGTCTTCATCGGCCCGACGCCGGGCCAGATGGAGGCCTTCGGGAGCAAGCACCGGGCGCGGGAAATCGCCGTCGAGGCGGGCGTGCCGCTGCTGCCGGGGACCGGCGTCCTCCGGGACGCGGACCACGCCGCCGCCGAGGCCGCGGCCATCGGCTACCCCGTGCTGCTCAAGGCGAGCGCCGGGGGCGGCGGCATCGGCATGGCCCGCTGCGACGGGCCGGCGGAGCTCCCCGCGGCGTTCGAGCGGGTCCAGCGCCTCGCCCGCTCGAACTTCGGCTCGGGCGAGGTGTTCCTCGAGCGCTTCCTCGCGGCGCCCCGGCACGTCGAGGTCCAGATCGCCGGCGACGGCCGCGGGAACGTGCTCGTCCTCGGCGATCGCGACTGCTCGGTCCAGCGCCGCAACCAGAAGGTCCTCGAGGAGGCGCCCGCGCCCGACCTGCCGCCGCGGCTGCGCTCCGCCCTCGCCGAGTCGGCCCGCGCCCTCGCCGCGAAGGTCGCCTACCGCAACGTGGGCACCGTCGAGTTCCTCGTCGATCCGGCCCGCGCCGAGCACTACTTCCTCGAGGTCAACACGCGCCTCCAGGTCGAGCACGGCGTGACCGAGCTCTGCACCGGCATCGACCTCGTCGAGTGGATGCTGCGCATCGCCGCGGGCGACACCGCGTTCTTCGCGGGCGGCGACCCGGCGCTCCGGGGCCACGCGATCGAGGCCCGCCTCTACGCCGAGGACCCGGCGCGGGGCTTCCTGCCGAGCGCAGGCCTGCTCACCGAGGTGCGCACTCCCGAGGGCGGCGGCGTGCGGGTCGACGGGTGGGTCGAGACCGGCACCGAGGTCTCCGCGCTCTACGATCCGCTGCTCGCCAAGCTCCTCGTGCACCGCGCGGACCGGGCCGCGGCCGTCGCGGCGCTGCGCGGCGCCGTCGAGGAGACCCGCATCGGCGGGATCGAGACCAACCGGGAGTGGGTCGCGGTCGCGCTCGATCACCCCGACTTCCGCGGGGTCCGGCACCACACGGGCACGTTCGCGTCGCTGCCGTTCCGCCCGCCGACGATCGAGGTGACGGCATCGCCCGGCGCGGTGACGGTGCAGGACTGGCCCGGGCGCCTCGGCCTGTGGTCGGTCGGCGTCCCGCCGAGCGGGCCGATGGACGATCTGTCGTTCCGGCTCGGCAACCGCGTCGTGGGCAACCCCGCCGGCGCCGCAGGGCTCGAGTGCGAGGTGCACGGGCCCACGCTGGTGTTCCACCGCCGCGCCGTCGTGTGCGCCGCGGGCGCCGCGATGCGCGTGCTCGTCGACGGCACCGAGGTTGCGCCGTGGACGCCGGTCGAGGTCGCGCCGGGCGCCACCGTGGCCTGCGGGCCGGTGCGGGGGCCGGGCGCGCGCGCCTACCTGCTCGTCCGCGGCGGCATCGACGTGCCGGCGCACCTCGGCAGCCGCGCGACGTTCACCCTCGGCGGCTTCGGGGGCCACGCCGGCAGGCCGCTCCGCCCCGGCGACGTGCTGCGCCTCGGCGAGGAGGTCGACCCCTCCCTCGACCCCGGCGCGCTGCCGCCCGAGGCCCGGCCGGAGATCGGCAGGTCCTGGGAGCTCGCCGTGCTCGACGGTCCGCACGGCGCGCCGGACTTCCTCACGCGCGACGGGATCGAGCAGCTCTACGAGGCCGAGTGGGAGGTCCACTACCACTCGGCCCGCACCGGCGTCCGCCTCGTCGGGCCCGCGCCGAGATGGGCGCGCACCGACGGCGGTGAGGCCGGGCTGCACCCCTCGAACCTCCACGACAACGCCTACGGGATCGGCGCTGTCGACCTCACCGGCGACATGCCCGTCCTCCTCGGCCCCGACGGCCCGAGCCTGGGCGGGTTCGTGTGTCCGCTCACGGTCGCCGCGGCCGAGCGGTGGAAGCTCGGCCAGCTGAGCGCCGGAGACAAGGTGCGGTTCCGCTCGATCGTGCCCGCGGAGGCCGACGCGCTGGCGCAGCGGTGCGACGCGCTCGTGGCCCTGCGCGGCGGAGCCCCGAAGGAGGCGCCAGCGCCGCTCGCGGCCAGAGCGAACGGCGCAACCACGGTCGGGAACGGCGCAACCACGGTCGGGAACGGCGCAACCACGGTCGGGAACGGCGCAACCACGGTCGGGAACGGCGCAACCACGGTCGGGAACGGCGCAACCACGGTCGGGAACGGCGCAACCACGGTCGCGGCGAGGGCTGCGTCGGCGCCCGCGCCGCTCGCGGCTCCCGCGCCGGCCGCGCCGCGGCGGCCGCGCGGCGAGCCCGTGCTGGGCCGCGTGCCGGCGCGCGACGACCGGCCCGCGGTGGTCTTCCGCCAGAGCGGCGACCGCTACGTGCTCGTCGAGTTCGGCCCGCCGGTGCTCGACATCGACCTGCGCGTGCGCGCGCACCTGCTCATGGCGCGGCTCGAGGAGCTGCGCATCCCCGGCGTCGTCGACCTGACGCCCGGCATCCGCTCGCTCCAGGTGCACGTCGACGGCGCGCGCCTCACCGTGGCCAAGGCCCTCGACCTGCTCCGCGAGGTCGAGGCCGACCTGCCCGCCCACGCCGAGGTCCGCATCCCGAGCCGCGTCGTCCACATGCCCCTCAGCTGGGACGACCCGGCGACGCGCGAGGCGATCGCGCGCTATGAGCGCGCGGTCCGCGACGACGCGCCCTGGTGCCCGAGCAACCTGGAGTTCATCCGCCGGGTCAACGGGCTGCCGGACATCGCGGCGGTCCAGGAGATCTTCCTCGCGGCGAGCTACCTCGTGCTCGGCCTCGGCGACGTGTACCTCGGCGCGCCGGTCGCGACGCCGATCGATCCGCGCCACCGGATGGTCACGACCAAGTACAACCCGGCGCGCACGTGGACGCCCGAGAACGCCGTCGGCATCGGCGGCGCGTACCTGTGCATCTACGGCATGGAGGGGCCGGGCGGGTACCAGTTCCTCGGCCGCACGGTGCCTGTCTGGAGCCGCCACCGGCCGTTCCGGCAGACCACGCGCGAGCGGCCCTGGCTCCTGCGCTTCTTCGACCAGCTCCGCTTCCACCTCGTGTCGCCGGAGGAGCTGCTCGACCTCCGCGCCGACATGGTGGCCGGGCGCGGCGAGGTGCGCATCGAGGAGACCACGTTCGACCTGGGCGAGCACCACCGCTTCCTCGCCGAGAACGCCGGGGCCATCCGCGCGGCGCAGACACGGCAGCGGGCGGCGTTCGACGCCGAGCGCGCCCGCTGGGAGGCGGACGGCGAGTTCGACCGCGTGCGCCGCGCGGGCGCCCGGCTCGAGGGCGCGTCGACCGCCGCCGAGGACGCCCTCCCGGCCGGGGTGCTGCCGGTCACGGCGCCGCTCACCGCGTGCGTGTGGAAGGTCGACGTGGCCGAAGGGCAGCGCGTCGAGGCGGGCCAGCGCGTGGCCGTGCTCGAGGCGATGAAGATGGAGTTCCCCGTGGTGGCCGACGTGGCCGGAGCGGTCGGCTGGATCGGCTGCCGCCCGGGCCAGATGGTCAGCGCGGGCCAGCCGCTCGTGGGGGTGTCGGCCGATGCGTGA
- a CDS encoding APC family permease, giving the protein MRDPISTAAPASASVAEDRGDAEDLARLGYRQELRRDLGSLSAFAAGFSYVSILTTVFQLFVIGYAFGGTRFFWTWPVVFLGQLAVALNLAEMGSRYPVAGSVYPWGRRVWAGAPGWLAGWLKLVGDVVSVAAAAIALQAILPSVWSGFQLLGGDPSLTSRDGAANAVLLGAGLIVLTTAINMAGVKVMAWVNDVGVMAELGGVALLLVALFLSAVRGPGVVLEPIYGPPSSLGTGAAGLLAAALMPAYVLYGFDSAGSLAEETQNPRRIVPGAILKAVVASGVGGALLLLAALMAAPSLTDGRLATEGLAYVVVGALGPTLGKVFLVDVALAVCVCTLAIQTGASRLAFSMARDGALPCAPALSRVSRRTKTPVAPAIVVGALASGMLVVNYGEAQLFVLITETAVLLVNLSYLVVTAGMLLRRLRRWPGLAGAPAGVFSLGRAGLALNAAAVAWGVALIANIAWPRPDGAEATWMEYFPVLGVAATLVIGLGVFVATQRPAGARVAIGQPGERSASLTS; this is encoded by the coding sequence ATGCGTGACCCGATCTCGACCGCCGCACCCGCATCGGCGTCCGTCGCGGAGGATCGCGGCGACGCGGAGGACCTCGCCCGCCTCGGCTACCGCCAGGAGCTCCGGAGGGACCTGGGCAGCCTGTCCGCCTTCGCGGCGGGCTTCTCGTACGTCTCGATCCTCACGACGGTCTTCCAGCTCTTCGTGATCGGGTACGCCTTCGGTGGGACCCGGTTCTTCTGGACGTGGCCGGTCGTCTTCCTCGGCCAGCTCGCCGTCGCGCTCAACCTCGCCGAGATGGGCTCGCGCTACCCCGTGGCCGGCTCGGTGTACCCGTGGGGGCGCCGGGTCTGGGCCGGCGCGCCGGGGTGGCTCGCGGGCTGGCTGAAGCTCGTCGGCGACGTCGTGAGCGTCGCCGCGGCGGCCATCGCGCTGCAAGCGATCTTGCCAAGCGTTTGGAGCGGGTTCCAGCTCCTTGGAGGCGACCCCTCGCTCACGTCGCGCGACGGCGCAGCGAACGCGGTGCTGCTCGGCGCGGGCCTCATCGTGCTGACGACGGCGATCAACATGGCCGGGGTGAAGGTGATGGCCTGGGTCAACGACGTCGGCGTGATGGCGGAGCTCGGCGGCGTCGCGCTGCTGCTCGTGGCGCTGTTCCTGAGCGCGGTGCGCGGCCCCGGCGTGGTGCTGGAGCCCATCTACGGGCCGCCGTCGTCGCTGGGGACCGGGGCGGCGGGCCTGCTCGCGGCCGCGCTGATGCCAGCGTACGTGCTGTACGGCTTCGACTCGGCCGGCTCGCTGGCCGAGGAGACCCAGAACCCGCGTCGGATCGTCCCAGGGGCGATCCTGAAGGCCGTCGTGGCCTCCGGGGTGGGCGGCGCGCTGCTCCTCCTCGCGGCCCTGATGGCGGCGCCGAGCCTGACCGACGGCCGCCTCGCCACGGAGGGCCTCGCCTACGTGGTCGTCGGCGCGCTCGGCCCGACGCTGGGCAAGGTCTTCCTCGTCGACGTGGCGCTGGCCGTGTGCGTCTGCACGCTGGCGATCCAGACCGGCGCCTCGCGCCTGGCCTTCTCGATGGCGCGGGACGGCGCGCTGCCGTGCGCGCCGGCGCTGTCGCGCGTGTCGCGGCGCACGAAGACGCCCGTCGCCCCGGCGATCGTCGTCGGCGCGCTCGCGAGCGGCATGCTCGTCGTGAACTACGGCGAGGCGCAGCTCTTCGTGCTCATCACGGAGACGGCCGTGCTGCTCGTGAACCTCTCGTACCTGGTCGTGACGGCGGGGATGCTCCTCCGCCGGCTGCGCCGGTGGCCGGGCCTCGCGGGGGCGCCGGCCGGGGTGTTCTCCCTGGGCCGGGCCGGGCTCGCGCTGAACGCCGCGGCCGTGGCCTGGGGGGTCGCGCTCATCGCGAACATCGCCTGGCCGCGACCCGACGGCGCCGAGGCGACGTGGATGGAGTACTTCCCGGTGCTCGGGGTCGCCGCCACGCTCGTCATCGGGCTCGGGGTGTTCGTCGCGACACAGAGGCCGGCAGGAGCGCGGGTTGCCATCGGCCAGCCCGGGGAGCGCTCGGCGTCGCTGACCTCCTGA
- a CDS encoding S8 family serine peptidase, with the protein MAALNALLPASGCVTGIDDQRIATPEDRAVVDPTPTPRDFRGQNARHKVLVAVLDAGVDYNHPLLLQNMHFSLDAAGTPAALGRDLIGDDVWPAPYVARTSRYDERLDERSRAASMAAWKTASRLVDAFPEMARFYHPSRNVGQELSRNVKHGTHVAGLMVYDRPDIGLLAYRVMPSNRIPKDEKPPGDAVDKLARETSAVIEAAVEDGARVINMSWEVPGNDTPERQEMLRTLAKRLRTTVLRHPRVLFVVAAGNSRTWLDGSTRVHYPCGIDASNVLCVGALRENDDLAAFSNIPLSGLDVVFTLGEDVLSTVPSGICPVKETDVLRKEDPSDDELRTLAEAAEARCGNSFFLERMSGTSMAAPIVAHVAAEILVDEPDLVAAEVVRAIYRRATRSFIGALPVFKLRIQKPSWVGLEPRSGEDDESVGSEAHTDGAGGLDLDRPFAPEPGTWEAYLTR; encoded by the coding sequence TTGGCAGCCCTGAACGCGCTCCTCCCGGCGAGCGGATGCGTGACGGGGATCGACGATCAGCGGATCGCCACGCCCGAGGATCGCGCCGTCGTCGATCCGACGCCGACGCCGCGCGACTTCCGCGGCCAGAACGCGCGGCACAAGGTCCTGGTCGCCGTGCTGGACGCCGGCGTCGACTACAACCATCCTCTGCTCCTGCAGAACATGCACTTCTCGCTGGACGCCGCGGGGACGCCGGCGGCGCTGGGGCGCGACCTCATCGGCGACGACGTGTGGCCGGCTCCCTATGTGGCGCGCACCTCGCGCTACGACGAGCGGCTCGACGAGCGCTCGCGCGCCGCGTCCATGGCCGCGTGGAAGACGGCCTCACGGCTCGTCGATGCCTTTCCAGAGATGGCGCGCTTCTACCATCCGTCGCGCAACGTCGGGCAGGAGCTGAGCAGGAACGTCAAGCACGGGACGCACGTGGCCGGGCTGATGGTCTATGACCGGCCCGATATCGGGCTTCTGGCCTATCGGGTGATGCCCAGCAACAGGATCCCGAAGGACGAGAAGCCGCCCGGAGATGCCGTCGACAAACTGGCCCGGGAGACCTCCGCCGTCATCGAGGCCGCCGTGGAGGACGGGGCGCGCGTGATCAACATGTCGTGGGAGGTTCCGGGCAACGACACGCCCGAGCGACAGGAGATGCTCAGGACGCTGGCGAAGCGCCTCCGGACGACCGTGCTCCGGCACCCGCGCGTGCTCTTCGTCGTCGCGGCCGGCAACTCCAGGACCTGGCTGGACGGCAGCACGCGCGTGCACTACCCCTGCGGGATCGACGCCTCCAACGTGCTCTGCGTGGGCGCGCTGCGCGAGAATGATGACCTGGCGGCGTTCAGCAACATCCCTCTGAGCGGCCTGGACGTGGTGTTCACCCTGGGCGAGGACGTGCTCTCCACGGTCCCGAGCGGCATCTGCCCCGTGAAGGAGACCGACGTCCTGAGAAAGGAAGATCCCAGCGACGACGAGCTGAGGACCCTGGCCGAGGCCGCGGAGGCGCGGTGCGGGAACTCGTTCTTCCTGGAGAGGATGAGCGGGACATCGATGGCCGCGCCCATCGTCGCTCACGTGGCGGCCGAGATCCTGGTCGACGAGCCCGATCTGGTCGCCGCCGAGGTGGTCCGGGCGATCTACCGCAGGGCCACGCGCAGCTTCATCGGCGCCCTGCCGGTGTTCAAGCTCAGGATCCAGAAACCCTCATGGGTTGGCCTGGAGCCACGCTCCGGCGAGGACGACGAGAGCGTCGGCAGCGAAGCGCACACCGATGGCGCGGGGGGCCTCGATCTGGATCGACCGTTCGCTCCCGAGCCTGGAACCTGGGAGGCCTATCTGACGAGGTGA